A genomic stretch from Solanum stenotomum isolate F172 chromosome 8, ASM1918654v1, whole genome shotgun sequence includes:
- the LOC125872376 gene encoding probable pyridoxal 5'-phosphate synthase subunit PDX1: MAGSGVVTVYGNGALTETTKQSPFSVKVGLAQMLRGGVIMDVVNAEQARIAEEAGACAVMALERVPADIRAQGGVARMSDPQLIKEIKQAVTIPVMAKARIGHFVEAQILEAIGVDYVDESEVLTLADDENHINKHNFRIPFVCGCRNLGEALRRIREGAAMIRTKGEAGTGNIIEAVRHVRSVMGDIRVLRNMDDDEVFTFAKKIQAPYDLVMQTKQLGRLPVVHFAAGGVATPADAALMMQLGCDGVFVGSGIFKSGDPAKRGRAIVQAVTHYSDPQLLAEISCGLGEAMVGINLDEKVERYANRSE; the protein is encoded by the coding sequence ATGGCCGGAAGCGGTGTCGTTACAGTTTACGGAAATGGTGCTCTCACAGAGACCACCAAGCAATCCCCCTTTTCAGTGAAAGTGGGTCTCGCTCAGATGCTGCGCGGCGGTGTTATCATGGACGTTGTTAATGCTGAACAGGCTCGTATAGCCGAGGAGGCCGGCGCGTGTGCCGTCATGGCTCTTGAGCGTGTCCCTGCTGATATACGCGCTCAGGGCGGCGTTGCACGTATGTCGGATCCCCAGCTTATCAAAGAAATCAAACAGGCTGTGACTATTCCTGTTATGGCCAAGGCTCGTATTGGTCATTTTGTGGAGGCTCAAATCCTTGAGGCTATCGGAGTAGATTACGTTGATGAATCGGAGGTGCTTACCCTTGCTGACGATGAGAACCACATCAACAAGCACAATTTCCGTATCCCTTTTGTCTGTGGCTGCCGTAATTTGGGTGAGGCCCTTCGCCGTATCCGTGAGGGTGCTGCCATGATTCGGACCAAGGGGGAAGCCGGCACCGGAAACATCATCGAGGCTGTTCGTCACGTGCGTTCCGTTATGGGTGATATCAGGGTGCTGCGAAACATGGACGATGATGAGGTTTTCACTTTTGCTAAGAAGATTCAGGCACCATACGATCTGGTGATGCAAACAAAGCAACTGGGTAGGCTCCCTGTGGTTCACTTTGCAGCAGGTGGGGTGGCGACACCAGCAGACGCAGCGCTTATGATGCAGTTGGGATGTGACGGCGTGTTCGTGGGTTCCGGTATCTTCAAGAGTGGTGACCCTGCAAAGAGGGGACGCGCAATCGTGCAAGCAGTGACTCATTACAGCGACCCACAATTGCTGGCTGAAATTAGCTGTGGGCTTGGTGAGGCTATGGTTGGAATTAATCTTGATGAAAAGGTGGAGAGGTATGCCAATCGTTCCGAGTGA